In Amphiura filiformis chromosome 1, Afil_fr2py, whole genome shotgun sequence, the following are encoded in one genomic region:
- the LOC140155086 gene encoding scavenger receptor cysteine-rich domain-containing protein DMBT1-like — protein MNYGNDAVCQWIIINTQERHILVHFDTFRLEGCCDFLYFGTSEVVDAYGKYSGINLPQDFLIADSFVRVTFTSDGSVTDLGFAITLSDANPGYKLYDVSYFGPFSYTSCWGSNNNEGRVEVFYNGWGTVCDDFWTITDAQVVCRQLGLPYDAAQAVRNGGFGQGSGQIWLNGVRCTGSENYLDECNHNGWGIHDCTHNEDAGVRCADSIDCASNPCFNGQCQDGANQYTCVCNPGWTGENCDKSSVIQMEFMGHCYESHPSPSNYWDAKSRCEEIGAYLVSIGTPLENDIITDNLENQTDVAYWIGLSYIETKDEFVWGDGTVAYSNGTNMTYR, from the exons ATGAATTATGGTAACGATGCAGTATGTCAATGGATAATCATCAATACTCAAGAAAGACACATCTTAGTTCACTTTGATACATTTAGACTTGAGGGATGTTGCGATTTCCTATATTTCGGCACTTCGGAGGTTGTTGATGCATATGGTAAATACAGTGGAATTAACCTGCCACAAGACTTCCTTATTGCTGATAGTTTCGTAAGGGTGACATTTACTAGCGACGGCAGCGTAACTGACTTGGGATTTGCTATTACACTGTCAGATGCCAATCCAG GATATAAGTTGTATGATGTGAG CTATTTTGGACCATTCTCTTATACGTCTTGTTGGGGGTCTAACAACAATGAAGGTCGAGTGGAAGTGTTTTATAACGGCTGGGGAACAGTTTGCGATGACTTCTGGACCATAACTGACGCACAGGTAGTTTGCCGACAACTTGGACTTCCCTACGATGCTGCACAAGCGGTTCGTAACGGTGGCTTTGGACAGGGCTCTGGACAGATATGGCTGAATGGTGTTAGGTGTACAGGATCAGAAAATTACCTGGATGAATGTAATCATAATGGATGGGGCATTCACGATTGTACACATAATGAAGATGCCGGTGTTCGCTGTGCCGATT CCATTGACTGTGCAAGCAACCCATGTTTCAACGGGCAATGTCAGGATGGCGCCAATCAATACACCTGCGTGTGTAATCCAGGATGGACTGGTGAGAACTGCGACAAGAGCAGTG TGATCCAAATGGAATTTATGGGACACTGCTACGAAAGTCATCCATCACCATCAAATTATTGGGATGCAAAGTCGAGGTGTGAAGAAATAGGAGCCTACCTAGTTAGTATCGGGACGCCGCTGGAAAAT gaTATAATAACTGATAATTTAGAAAATCAAACGGACGTAGCTTATTGGATAGGATTGAGCTATATAGAGACTAAAGATGAGTTCGTGTGGGGCGATGGAACAGTTGCTTACAGTAATGGGACAAACATGACTTATAGGTAA